The following proteins are co-located in the Wenzhouxiangella marina genome:
- the cyoE gene encoding heme o synthase → MSATWPQRFGHFLALCKLRVVALIVFTALVGMALSVPGMIPLDALLIGNLGIGLAAASAAAINHLLDARADRIMARTRNRPLPRGELDERQVLAFAIALAVASMVLLVAFINVLTAVLTFASLIGYAVIYTAYLKHATPQNIVIGGAAGAAPPILGWTAVTGEIHAHALILFLIVFVWTPPHFWALAIYRRHDYEAADVPMLPVTHGVEFTRLQILFYSIILVLVTLLPYLTGMSGAVYLAGSIVLNIGFMGYALAMLRPKSEQLAMQMFNYSVIYLMALFAFLLIDHYL, encoded by the coding sequence ATGAGTGCCACCTGGCCGCAGCGTTTCGGCCACTTCCTCGCGCTGTGCAAGCTGCGCGTGGTGGCGCTGATCGTGTTCACGGCCCTGGTCGGCATGGCCCTGTCCGTGCCCGGCATGATTCCGCTCGATGCACTGCTGATCGGCAATCTCGGTATCGGCCTCGCGGCCGCCAGTGCCGCCGCGATCAACCATCTGCTCGATGCCCGGGCCGATCGGATCATGGCCCGTACCCGGAACCGGCCGCTGCCCAGGGGCGAGCTGGACGAGCGCCAGGTGCTGGCCTTCGCCATCGCTCTGGCCGTGGCGTCGATGGTACTGCTGGTCGCCTTCATCAACGTCCTGACCGCGGTGCTGACCTTTGCCAGCCTGATCGGCTACGCGGTGATCTACACGGCCTATCTCAAGCACGCCACGCCGCAGAACATCGTGATCGGTGGTGCCGCCGGAGCCGCCCCACCGATCCTCGGCTGGACGGCCGTGACCGGCGAAATCCATGCGCATGCGCTGATCCTGTTCCTGATCGTGTTCGTCTGGACGCCGCCGCATTTCTGGGCCCTGGCCATCTATCGCCGGCATGACTACGAAGCCGCCGACGTGCCGATGCTGCCGGTGACCCACGGCGTCGAGTTTACCCGACTGCAGATCCTGTTCTATTCCATCATCCTCGTGCTGGTCACCCTGCTGCCCTACCTGACCGGCATGAGCGGAGCGGTCTATCTGGCCGGCTCCATCGTGCTCAATATCGGCTTCATGGGCTACGCCCTGGCCATGCTCCGGCCGAAGAGCGAGCAACTCGCCATGCAGATGTTCAACTACTCGGTGATCTATCTGATGGCCCTGTTCGCCTTCCTGTTGATCGACCACTACCTCTGA
- a CDS encoding SURF1 family protein: MSTPKVLSVLRAVIPHLAAILMLSLTVRLAFWQLDRAEEKAQLLAEWERAGVSELDGRDPAELPRLSSIRAQGRFDPQRHLLLDNQIRNNFPGVHVFSLFQPDDGAPPFLVNRGWQPWQRNAGSFPEFQTPLDRVTIEGRVAPPPRVGFRLGEARVLDPEDWPALVTYLDLDRVREVFGDELSDRILLLDPSDPAHLSGDPWPRVNMGPEKHRGYAFQWAAISAAILVLWLGLSLRKLIHSRRASGSR, from the coding sequence GTGAGCACCCCGAAAGTCCTTTCCGTCCTACGCGCCGTGATCCCGCATCTGGCCGCGATCCTCATGCTGAGCCTGACGGTCCGTCTGGCGTTCTGGCAGCTCGACCGTGCCGAGGAGAAAGCGCAACTACTGGCGGAATGGGAGCGAGCGGGCGTCAGCGAACTCGATGGGCGGGATCCCGCAGAGCTGCCCCGCCTGAGCAGCATCCGGGCCCAGGGCCGTTTCGATCCGCAGCGACACCTGTTATTGGACAATCAGATTCGAAACAATTTTCCAGGCGTGCACGTGTTCAGCCTGTTTCAGCCGGACGATGGCGCGCCTCCCTTCCTGGTCAACCGGGGCTGGCAGCCCTGGCAGCGGAACGCAGGGTCCTTCCCGGAATTCCAGACGCCGCTGGACCGTGTCACCATCGAAGGCCGGGTCGCACCTCCACCAAGGGTCGGATTCCGCCTGGGTGAGGCCCGCGTCCTCGATCCCGAGGACTGGCCCGCCCTGGTCACCTATCTGGACCTGGATCGGGTCCGCGAGGTCTTCGGCGACGAGCTGTCGGATCGTATTCTGCTGCTCGATCCGAGCGATCCGGCGCATCTGAGCGGCGACCCCTGGCCTCGTGTCAACATGGGGCCCGAGAAGCACCGCGGCTACGCCTTCCAGTGGGCCGCCATTTCCGCCGCCATCCTCGTGCTCTGGCTCGGCCTGAGCCTTCGCAAGCTGATTCATTCAAGGCGCGCTTCCGGATCCCGATGA
- a CDS encoding COX15/CtaA family protein has protein sequence MSARAYHRLVLIALCLTLIVIVLGAWVRLTDAGLGCPDWPGCYGELTWPKTEQSIAEANERWAHRPVETGKAVREMVHRYFAGALGLLILAIAIFAWRRRREPGQPVALPFALLGLIIFQAALGMWTVTLLLKPAIVLSHLIGGLLTFTLLSWLYWRTRPKTVQTTLPQRRLRAPVTIALVVLIMQIMLGGWVSTNYAALACPDFPTCMGQWWPEQNYSEGFTIWRGIGVDYEGGVLDQPSRMAIHVAHRIGALVVIAVFGWLLWLLTRTEGMGRWAGVLGALLVTQISLGLANILAGLPLAVAVAHNGVAALLLATMVSILFHTSRPVERHR, from the coding sequence ATGAGCGCACGTGCCTACCACCGACTCGTCCTGATCGCCCTTTGCCTGACCCTGATCGTGATCGTCCTTGGCGCCTGGGTGCGCCTGACCGATGCCGGTCTCGGTTGCCCGGACTGGCCGGGTTGCTATGGCGAACTGACCTGGCCGAAGACCGAGCAATCGATCGCCGAAGCCAACGAGCGCTGGGCCCATCGCCCGGTCGAAACCGGCAAGGCCGTTCGCGAAATGGTCCACCGCTACTTCGCGGGTGCCCTCGGCCTGCTGATTCTGGCCATCGCCATCTTCGCCTGGCGTCGCCGGCGCGAACCCGGACAGCCGGTCGCCCTGCCCTTCGCATTGCTCGGACTGATCATCTTCCAGGCTGCCCTCGGCATGTGGACCGTCACCCTGCTGCTCAAACCCGCCATCGTGCTCTCGCACCTGATCGGTGGCCTGCTCACCTTCACCCTGCTCAGCTGGTTGTACTGGCGAACTCGGCCGAAGACCGTCCAGACCACCCTGCCCCAACGGCGGCTTCGGGCACCCGTCACCATCGCCCTGGTCGTGCTGATCATGCAGATCATGCTGGGCGGCTGGGTCAGCACCAACTACGCGGCCCTGGCCTGCCCGGACTTCCCGACCTGCATGGGTCAGTGGTGGCCCGAGCAGAACTATTCCGAGGGCTTCACGATCTGGCGCGGCATCGGCGTCGACTACGAGGGTGGCGTACTCGACCAGCCCTCACGGATGGCGATCCACGTCGCCCACCGCATTGGCGCGCTCGTCGTCATCGCCGTGTTCGGCTGGCTGCTGTGGCTGCTGACCCGCACCGAGGGCATGGGCCGTTGGGCCGGTGTCCTCGGGGCCCTGCTGGTCACTCAGATCAGCCTGGGCCTGGCCAACATCCTTGCGGGGCTCCCGCTGGCCGTGGCCGTGGCGCATAACGGCGTGGCGGCGCTACTGCTCGCCACCATGGTGTCGATCCTGTTCCACACTTCGCGCCCGGTCGAGCGTCACCGATGA
- the odhB gene encoding 2-oxoglutarate dehydrogenase complex dihydrolipoyllysine-residue succinyltransferase, translated as MSVEIKVPNLPESVSDATVAKWHKQPGDFVARDENLVDLETDKVVLEVPAPADGILKEIVAEAGETVTEGQALGVLEEGEAPEKPAESEASEGDAKADAAPAKAAAGESAQSGGAPSPSAKRAAAEHQVDTSEVQGSGRGGRVTKPDVMRHAAGGGARPEERVKMSRLRSRIAERMKEAQNTAAILTSFNEVNLQAVMDIRARYKDEFAQKHGVKLGFMSFFVKACCEALQKHPVVNASVDGDEIIYHGYQDVGIAVSTDRGLLVPILRNAESMSLAEIEAAIADYATQARKGTIQLEDLQGGTFTITNGGVFGSLISTPLLNMPQSAILGMHTIKERPIAENGEVVIRPMMYIALSYDHRIIDGKDAVQFLVAVKDALEDPSRLLLGL; from the coding sequence ATGAGCGTAGAAATCAAGGTTCCCAATCTCCCCGAATCGGTGTCCGACGCCACGGTCGCCAAGTGGCACAAGCAGCCCGGTGACTTCGTCGCTCGCGACGAGAACCTGGTCGACCTGGAAACCGACAAGGTGGTGCTGGAAGTTCCGGCGCCGGCCGATGGCATCCTCAAGGAGATCGTCGCCGAGGCCGGTGAGACGGTAACCGAAGGCCAGGCGCTCGGCGTTCTGGAAGAAGGTGAAGCACCGGAAAAACCGGCCGAAAGCGAGGCGAGCGAAGGCGATGCGAAGGCTGACGCGGCACCGGCCAAGGCAGCCGCCGGCGAGTCCGCCCAGTCCGGTGGCGCTCCGTCGCCCTCGGCCAAGCGCGCCGCGGCCGAGCACCAGGTCGACACGTCCGAAGTCCAGGGCAGTGGTCGCGGTGGACGGGTGACCAAGCCCGATGTCATGCGCCATGCCGCCGGCGGCGGCGCTCGTCCGGAGGAGCGCGTCAAGATGTCGCGCCTACGCTCGCGGATCGCCGAGCGGATGAAGGAGGCCCAGAACACGGCGGCCATCCTGACTTCCTTCAACGAGGTCAATCTGCAGGCCGTGATGGACATCCGCGCCCGCTACAAGGACGAGTTCGCCCAGAAGCACGGCGTCAAGCTCGGTTTCATGTCCTTCTTCGTCAAGGCCTGCTGCGAAGCCCTGCAGAAGCACCCGGTGGTCAACGCCTCCGTCGATGGTGACGAGATCATCTACCACGGTTACCAGGACGTCGGCATCGCCGTGTCCACCGACCGCGGCCTGCTGGTGCCGATCCTGCGCAACGCCGAGAGCATGAGTCTGGCGGAGATCGAGGCTGCCATTGCCGACTACGCCACTCAGGCACGCAAGGGCACGATCCAGCTCGAGGACCTGCAGGGCGGTACCTTCACGATCACCAATGGTGGCGTGTTCGGCTCGCTGATCTCGACGCCGCTGCTCAACATGCCGCAGAGCGCGATTCTGGGGATGCACACGATCAAGGAACGCCCGATCGCCGAAAACGGCGAAGTGGTGATTCGTCCGATGATGTACATCGCCCTGTCCTACGACCACCGGATCATCGACGGCAAGGACGCCGTGCAGTTCCTGGTGGCGGTCAAGGACGCCCTGGAAGACCCGTCCCGCCTGCTGCTAGGACTCTGA
- a CDS encoding peroxiredoxin produces MNMIATGQRLPEASLTVMGKEGPETISANELLGHGRVVLFAVPGAFTPTCSARHLPGFVEQAASLKSRGVDRVVCLAVNDIFVLEAWAQQKDVGDSVEMVADGNGDFTRALGLEMDASAFGMGERSQRFAMILRDGIVESLMVDAPGEFRVSSAEYVLDQL; encoded by the coding sequence ATGAACATGATCGCCACGGGGCAGCGCCTGCCGGAGGCCTCCTTGACCGTGATGGGCAAGGAAGGTCCCGAAACCATCAGCGCGAACGAGCTGCTCGGCCATGGCCGGGTCGTGCTGTTCGCGGTCCCGGGCGCTTTCACCCCGACCTGCTCGGCCCGCCACCTGCCCGGCTTCGTCGAGCAGGCGGCCAGCCTGAAGTCGCGTGGCGTGGATCGTGTGGTCTGCCTCGCCGTCAACGATATCTTCGTGCTCGAGGCCTGGGCCCAGCAGAAGGACGTGGGTGACAGCGTCGAAATGGTCGCCGACGGCAACGGAGACTTCACTCGCGCCCTTGGCCTGGAGATGGATGCCAGCGCCTTCGGAATGGGCGAGCGCTCACAGCGCTTCGCGATGATTCTGCGCGATGGGATCGTCGAGTCGCTGATGGTCGATGCGCCCGGCGAGTTCCGGGTTTCCAGCGCCGAATACGTCCTCGATCAGCTCTGA
- a CDS encoding oxidoreductase, which produces MSSNIPSSFKAFRIFDDEDGYRSSVVEQSIEDQNDGDVVVRVAWSSINYKDALAGTGQGKILRRFPLNGGIDLAGTVAESRSDRFKEGDEVLMTGCGLSETRDGGYAEYARVDSKWLVPLPEGLSLQEAMVLGTAGFTAALGLYRMEANGQTPEMGSICVTGATGGVGSLAVDMYSRAGYSVTAISGKVEEFDWLHALGAEQCISRHDLHWPESPLASAQFAGALDNVGGDTLSGLTRVIKPWGNIASCGMASGIGLHTTVMPFIIRGIGLLGINSAACPYSIREQLWQKLASDWKPRHLDSIADEPVDLEGLPERFGRLLEGGGRGRITVRLG; this is translated from the coding sequence ATGTCCAGCAACATTCCTTCCTCCTTCAAGGCGTTTCGCATCTTCGACGACGAGGACGGCTATCGTTCGAGCGTGGTCGAGCAGTCGATCGAAGACCAGAACGACGGCGACGTGGTGGTTCGCGTGGCCTGGTCGAGCATCAACTACAAGGACGCGCTCGCCGGAACGGGTCAGGGCAAGATCCTGCGGCGATTTCCGCTCAACGGGGGCATCGATCTGGCCGGCACCGTGGCCGAGAGTCGCTCTGACCGCTTCAAGGAAGGCGATGAGGTCCTGATGACCGGCTGCGGTCTGTCCGAGACCCGCGACGGCGGCTATGCGGAGTATGCCCGGGTGGATTCGAAGTGGCTGGTCCCCCTGCCCGAAGGCCTGAGCCTGCAGGAGGCGATGGTCCTGGGCACCGCCGGATTCACCGCGGCTCTGGGCCTGTATCGAATGGAAGCGAATGGTCAGACCCCGGAAATGGGTTCGATCTGCGTGACCGGAGCGACCGGTGGCGTGGGATCGCTGGCCGTCGACATGTACTCACGGGCCGGCTATTCGGTCACCGCCATCAGCGGCAAGGTCGAGGAGTTCGACTGGTTGCATGCGCTCGGTGCCGAGCAGTGCATCTCCCGCCATGATCTTCACTGGCCCGAGAGCCCGCTGGCCTCGGCGCAATTCGCCGGCGCGCTGGACAATGTCGGTGGTGACACGCTCTCCGGTCTGACCCGGGTGATCAAGCCCTGGGGCAACATCGCCTCCTGCGGCATGGCCAGTGGCATCGGCCTGCACACCACGGTGATGCCCTTCATCATTCGCGGCATCGGCCTGCTCGGTATCAACTCCGCCGCCTGCCCCTACTCGATCAGAGAACAGCTCTGGCAGAAGCTGGCCAGCGACTGGAAGCCTCGGCACCTGGACAGCATTGCCGACGAACCCGTCGATCTGGAGGGCCTGCCGGAGCGCTTCGGACGTTTACTCGAAGGTGGCGGTCGGGGCCGAATCACGGTCAGGCTGGGCTGA
- a CDS encoding response regulator produces the protein MAKVLIVDDSESQLFALTKIVEGAGHEVITAENGEEGVEKAIAEVPDLILMDVVMPGLNGFQATRKISKDKATAHVPVIFVTTKDQETDRIWGMRQGASAYITKPVDKGVLLDAMNKALNA, from the coding sequence ATGGCCAAAGTCTTGATTGTTGACGATTCCGAATCCCAGCTGTTCGCTCTCACCAAGATCGTTGAAGGCGCTGGGCACGAAGTCATCACTGCCGAAAATGGCGAAGAAGGGGTGGAAAAAGCCATCGCGGAAGTCCCGGATCTGATCCTGATGGACGTCGTGATGCCGGGTCTGAACGGTTTTCAGGCCACGCGCAAGATTTCCAAGGACAAGGCCACGGCCCATGTACCGGTGATCTTCGTCACCACCAAGGACCAGGAGACCGACCGGATCTGGGGCATGCGCCAGGGCGCCTCGGCCTACATCACCAAGCCTGTCGACAAGGGTGTCCTGCTCGACGCCATGAACAAGGCCCTCAACGCCTGA
- the lpdA gene encoding dihydrolipoyl dehydrogenase: MADKQFDLIVIGGGPGGYAAAIRAAQLDLKTLLIDDRQGSDGKPAPGGTCLNVGCVPSKALLDSSKHFHHIQHDYTEHGISVSDVRMDVAKMIERKRKVVKQLNSGLMQLFKANKIEFANGWGKLLANRVVEVSPHEGETWTAEGKHVMLAAGSVPFTIPNVEIDGEYIVDNEGVLEFDQVPKRFGVIGAGVIGLEMGSVWSRLGSEVVLLEAMDELLGVLDTDVVRAAAREFKKQGLDIRLGARVSSATVKDGQVVVSYQDAQGEHSETFDRLLVAVGRRAATEGLLAEDAGIKLTDRGQIDVDDDCRTSVENVWAIGDIVRGPMLAHKASEEGIAVVEKIATGHGHINFETIPWVIYTDPEIAWVGKTERQLKDEGIAYKAGSFPFAATGRGLAMGHAAGHVKVLADEEDDTLLGVQIIGPNASELIAECVVAMEFHGCAEDLARIVHAHPTLSEAVHEAALAVDKRAIHKAN; this comes from the coding sequence ATGGCTGACAAGCAATTTGATCTGATCGTGATTGGCGGCGGCCCGGGTGGCTATGCTGCGGCCATCCGCGCCGCGCAGCTCGATCTGAAGACCCTGCTGATCGACGACCGCCAGGGCAGCGACGGCAAGCCCGCGCCGGGCGGCACCTGTCTGAACGTGGGCTGCGTGCCCTCCAAGGCCCTGCTCGATTCGTCCAAGCACTTCCACCACATCCAGCACGACTACACCGAGCACGGCATCAGTGTTTCCGACGTCAGGATGGACGTGGCGAAGATGATCGAGCGCAAGCGCAAGGTCGTCAAGCAGCTCAACAGCGGCCTGATGCAGCTGTTCAAGGCCAACAAGATCGAATTCGCCAATGGCTGGGGCAAGCTGCTGGCCAATCGCGTGGTCGAGGTCAGCCCGCACGAAGGCGAGACCTGGACCGCCGAGGGCAAGCACGTGATGCTGGCCGCCGGCTCCGTGCCGTTCACCATTCCCAACGTCGAGATCGACGGCGAGTACATCGTCGACAACGAAGGTGTGCTGGAATTCGACCAGGTACCGAAGCGCTTCGGCGTCATCGGCGCCGGTGTGATCGGCCTGGAAATGGGCAGCGTCTGGTCTCGCCTCGGTTCGGAAGTGGTGCTGCTCGAGGCCATGGACGAACTGCTCGGCGTCCTCGACACCGACGTGGTCCGCGCCGCGGCTCGTGAATTCAAGAAGCAGGGTCTGGACATCCGCCTCGGCGCGCGCGTGTCCTCGGCGACGGTGAAGGACGGCCAGGTCGTCGTCTCCTACCAAGACGCCCAGGGCGAGCACTCGGAAACCTTCGATCGCCTACTGGTCGCGGTTGGCCGCCGAGCTGCCACGGAAGGCCTGCTGGCCGAGGATGCCGGCATCAAGCTGACCGATCGGGGCCAGATCGACGTCGATGACGACTGCCGCACCTCCGTCGAGAACGTCTGGGCCATCGGTGACATCGTGCGCGGCCCGATGCTGGCGCACAAGGCCTCGGAGGAAGGCATCGCCGTGGTCGAGAAGATCGCCACGGGCCATGGGCACATCAATTTCGAGACCATCCCCTGGGTGATCTACACGGACCCGGAAATCGCCTGGGTCGGAAAGACCGAGCGCCAACTCAAGGACGAGGGCATCGCCTACAAGGCCGGCAGCTTCCCGTTCGCGGCCACTGGCCGTGGTCTGGCCATGGGCCACGCGGCGGGCCACGTCAAGGTGCTGGCCGACGAGGAAGATGACACTCTGCTGGGCGTCCAGATCATCGGGCCGAATGCCTCCGAACTGATCGCCGAGTGCGTCGTGGCGATGGAATTCCACGGCTGCGCCGAGGACCTCGCCCGCATCGTCCATGCCCACCCCACCCTGTCCGAGGCCGTGCACGAAGCGGCGCTGGCCGTCGACAAGCGCGCCATCCACAAGGCCAACTGA
- a CDS encoding DUF2909 domain-containing protein: protein MLSKVIIIGIFLAILYTLASSFYFLVNDQGEGDRAVRRLSWRVALSLLLLGLLWGGFKLGIIEPQGVNPVRYEQASGD from the coding sequence TTGCTCAGCAAAGTCATCATCATCGGAATCTTTCTTGCCATCCTCTACACGCTGGCGTCGAGCTTCTATTTTCTGGTCAACGATCAGGGCGAGGGCGATCGAGCCGTGCGACGGCTCAGCTGGCGAGTGGCATTGAGTCTGCTGTTGCTGGGTCTGCTATGGGGCGGCTTCAAGCTGGGCATCATCGAGCCGCAAGGCGTCAATCCCGTCCGCTACGAGCAAGCCAGCGGCGACTGA
- a CDS encoding 2-oxoglutarate dehydrogenase E1 component: protein MTDYLQEQYRASHLSGGNAAYVEELYEQWLDDPFAVPEHWQQVFSRLGAEAGDDTRHLAIAESFRGLKPAGAAAEDYKQAGVLRMINAYRVRGHKRAHLDPLGLSERPQVPDLELSFHSLSESDLRTSFHTGSLAAPDHLPLAEIIDICQKTYCGSIGVEYMHIGDTEQRQWLQRRLEGTRGNYTPPKEDRLRLLEKLTAAEGMEKYLHSKYVGQKRFSLEGGESMIPLFDALIRHTGSQGVREMVIGMAHRGRLNVLVNVLGKRPGDLFAEFEGVIAKDDPTRSGDVKYHMGFSSDVRTPGGVVHLALAFNPSHLEIVNPVVAGSARARQSRLGDHEHEQVMPVLVHGDAAIAGQGVVMELLNMSQARGFAVGGTFHIVVNNQVGFTTSNPLDARSTLYCTEVAKMVQAPILHVNGDDPEAVIYATLLAADFRREFKKDVVIDLVCYRRHGHNEADEPAATQPRMYQVIRKLDPVRKKYADRLMADGLIDKSKVEALQSEYRDKLDAGEPVVDLVPDEEALVTVDWQPYLDREWRQDVATGMSLDSIRSLSEQMTTIPEGFGLHKQVERIIESRQKMAAGEQPLDWGFAETMAYAGLITDGHGLRLVGQDSGRGTFFHRHAVLHNQNDGSNRVPLAELADDPKKVTIIDSLLSEEAVLGFEYGYATADPGTLVIWEAQFGDFVNGAQVVIDQFIASGEAKWGRLCGLVMFLPHGYEGQGPEHSSARLERFMQLCSGNNIQVCVPSLPSQMFHMLRRQMLRPFRKPLIVLTPKSLLRHKASTSSLSDLVDGQFQLVIDDPAKPEPSKTKRVVFCAGKVYFDLASERDEQGIDDIALVRVEQLYPFPREEVQAIVERYGKAEEVIWCQEEPMNQGAWFQIRHHLQACTGGKSLKYVGREGSSSPAVGYYQVHLEQQKKLVSQALTHGEGLA from the coding sequence ATGACCGATTACCTCCAGGAGCAGTACCGGGCATCTCACCTGTCCGGAGGCAACGCCGCCTATGTGGAGGAGCTTTACGAACAGTGGCTGGACGACCCGTTCGCCGTGCCCGAGCACTGGCAACAGGTCTTCTCCCGCCTCGGGGCCGAGGCCGGCGACGACACTCGTCACCTCGCCATCGCCGAGTCCTTCCGCGGCCTGAAACCCGCTGGCGCCGCCGCCGAGGACTACAAGCAGGCCGGCGTGCTGCGAATGATCAACGCCTATCGAGTGCGCGGCCACAAGCGGGCCCACCTCGATCCCCTGGGTCTGAGCGAGCGGCCGCAGGTGCCGGATCTCGAGCTGAGCTTCCACAGCTTGAGCGAGTCCGATCTGCGCACCTCCTTCCACACCGGCTCTCTGGCTGCACCCGATCATCTGCCGCTGGCCGAGATCATCGACATCTGCCAGAAGACCTACTGCGGTTCCATCGGCGTGGAGTACATGCACATCGGGGACACCGAGCAGCGCCAGTGGCTGCAGCGCCGCCTGGAAGGCACGCGGGGCAACTACACCCCGCCGAAGGAAGACCGCCTTCGCCTGCTCGAGAAGCTGACGGCCGCGGAAGGCATGGAGAAATATCTCCATTCGAAATACGTCGGCCAGAAGCGGTTCTCGCTCGAAGGCGGTGAATCGATGATCCCGCTGTTCGACGCACTGATCCGTCATACCGGCAGCCAGGGCGTTCGAGAGATGGTCATCGGCATGGCCCATCGCGGCCGGCTCAACGTACTGGTCAACGTGCTCGGCAAGCGCCCGGGTGACCTGTTCGCCGAATTCGAGGGCGTCATCGCCAAGGACGACCCGACCCGCTCCGGCGACGTCAAGTACCACATGGGTTTCAGCTCCGACGTGCGCACGCCCGGCGGCGTGGTCCACCTGGCCCTGGCCTTCAATCCGTCCCATCTGGAGATCGTCAATCCGGTCGTGGCCGGCTCGGCCCGCGCCCGCCAGAGCCGCCTGGGCGACCACGAGCACGAGCAGGTGATGCCGGTGCTGGTGCACGGTGATGCGGCCATCGCCGGCCAGGGCGTGGTGATGGAATTGCTCAACATGTCGCAGGCGCGCGGTTTCGCCGTCGGCGGCACCTTCCATATCGTCGTCAACAACCAGGTCGGCTTCACGACCTCCAATCCCCTCGACGCCCGTTCGACCCTGTACTGCACCGAAGTGGCGAAGATGGTTCAGGCGCCGATCCTGCACGTCAACGGTGATGACCCCGAGGCGGTGATCTACGCCACGCTGCTGGCGGCCGATTTCCGACGTGAATTCAAGAAGGACGTGGTCATCGACCTGGTCTGCTACCGTCGCCATGGCCACAACGAGGCCGACGAGCCGGCCGCGACGCAGCCGCGCATGTACCAGGTCATCCGCAAGCTCGATCCGGTGCGCAAGAAATACGCCGATCGTCTGATGGCCGATGGCCTGATCGACAAGAGCAAGGTCGAGGCACTTCAGAGCGAGTACCGCGACAAACTCGATGCGGGTGAGCCGGTGGTCGACCTGGTTCCCGACGAGGAGGCCCTGGTCACCGTCGACTGGCAGCCCTACCTCGACCGGGAATGGCGCCAGGACGTGGCCACGGGGATGTCACTGGACAGCATTCGATCGTTGTCCGAGCAGATGACGACGATTCCCGAGGGCTTCGGCCTGCACAAACAGGTCGAACGCATCATCGAATCCCGCCAGAAAATGGCGGCCGGCGAGCAGCCCCTGGACTGGGGCTTTGCCGAGACCATGGCCTATGCCGGCCTGATCACCGACGGTCACGGTCTGCGCCTGGTCGGGCAGGATTCCGGTCGCGGCACCTTCTTCCATCGCCACGCCGTCCTGCACAATCAGAACGACGGCAGCAACCGCGTTCCCCTGGCTGAGCTGGCCGATGATCCGAAGAAAGTCACCATCATCGATTCCCTGCTCTCCGAAGAGGCCGTGCTCGGCTTCGAATACGGCTATGCCACGGCCGATCCGGGCACCCTGGTGATCTGGGAAGCCCAGTTCGGGGATTTCGTCAACGGCGCCCAGGTCGTGATCGACCAGTTCATCGCCTCGGGCGAGGCTAAGTGGGGACGCCTCTGCGGCCTGGTGATGTTCCTGCCGCACGGCTACGAAGGCCAGGGTCCGGAGCACAGTTCGGCTCGCCTGGAGCGATTCATGCAGCTGTGCTCGGGCAACAACATCCAGGTCTGTGTGCCCTCCCTGCCCTCGCAGATGTTCCACATGCTGCGCCGTCAGATGCTGCGCCCGTTCCGCAAGCCGCTGATCGTGCTGACGCCGAAGTCCCTGCTGCGGCACAAGGCGTCGACCTCCAGCCTGAGCGACCTGGTCGATGGTCAGTTCCAGCTGGTGATCGACGATCCCGCCAAGCCGGAACCGAGCAAGACCAAGCGCGTCGTGTTCTGCGCCGGCAAGGTCTATTTCGATCTGGCCAGCGAGCGCGACGAACAGGGCATCGACGATATCGCCCTCGTACGGGTCGAGCAGCTCTATCCGTTCCCGCGCGAAGAGGTCCAGGCCATCGTCGAACGGTATGGCAAGGCCGAGGAAGTCATCTGGTGCCAGGAAGAGCCGATGAACCAGGGCGCCTGGTTCCAGATCCGGCACCATCTCCAGGCCTGCACTGGCGGCAAGTCCCTGAAGTACGTAGGTCGCGAGGGCTCCTCCTCGCCGGCGGTCGGGTATTACCAGGTCCATCTCGAACAACAGAAAAAACTCGTCAGCCAGGCGCTGACGCACGGTGAAGGCTTAGCGTAA